One region of Brachyhypopomus gauderio isolate BG-103 chromosome 9, BGAUD_0.2, whole genome shotgun sequence genomic DNA includes:
- the esco2 gene encoding N-acetyltransferase ESCO2, with the protein MSNCTAKKRKHCSPDSGSNPAKKKPMRQENYTRRTSSRQKENLQSPLESPERTRASSRSPRTPRKMPRMSALESPPKKASPLKPTVVAGSFYSKQKPLYLTPIERKVLKETKSPPSKPSNGQSSHSVTARRPIKSKTPKNKLNASGKNSALKDYFASKTNTSSSSRTQEDPSMKVVDDKPHGSVIFGSLKSKSKFRVIVGAAFFSTGKKPTSMYKVHTQKTKPKQPASVQKPTTQKTETKTETAVTLKDRSPVRHAVFVNKARSASSLPPVVDHDAAECSEQIPSSPSDPNVLLTYGITKELRVLVRKSVSPVKSCGSSTDNHGLSKCPASDTQFNWNEISPPGQDNCSDNEMSELYPIFGTKRLQKKGGLPSPLNCSTPSALNDTPALLAKERSARRRKELKKQCDDQLIIDAGQKQFGATTCSSCGMLYSADSPEDNFQHTQFHQRFLDTIKFVGWKKERVVGEFWDGKIILVLPDDPKYATKKAEDVRRIADSELGFQQVSLSSSNTAKTFLFINSDKMVVGCLVAEPIRQAFRVLDQPEKPKDLTKEDFMERHRTWCCSTVPERAICGVSRIWVFSLMRRKGIATCLLDTVRNTFMYGCHLTKEEIAFSDPTPDGKLFATKYCGTPTFLVYNFVG; encoded by the exons ATGTCCAATTGTacagcaaagaaaagaaagcacTGTTCCCCTGATTCTGGAAG TAACCCAGCTAAGAAGAAACCAATGAGACAGGAGAATTATACAAGGAGAACATCATCTCGACAAAAGGAGAATTTGCAATCCCCACTTGAATCACCTGAAAGGACCCGTGCATCATCACGGTCTCCCAGAACACCCAGAAAGATGCCAAGGATGTCCGCATTGGAATCCCCTCCTAAAAAAGCCTCACCTTTGAAACCCACAGTGGTAGCAGGGTCTTTTTACAGCAAACAGAAGCCCCTTTATCTCACACCCATTGAAAGAAAGGTGTTGAAGGAAACCAAATCACCTCCCTCCAAACCCAGCAATGGCCAGTCCTCACACTCTGTGACTGCAAGGAGGCCCATCAAATCTAAGACACCTAAAAACAAGCTTAATGCAAGTGGCAAAAACTCTGCCTTAAAAGACTACTTTGCATCCAAGACGAACACTAGCAGTTCTTCCAGAACACAGGAGGACCCGTCCATGAAGGTGGTTGATGACAAACCACACGGCTCCGTCATCTTTGGCAGTTTAAAGTCCAAAAGCAAGTTCCGGGTCATTGTGGGTGCTGCCTTCTTCAGCACTGGAAAAAAGCCCACTTCGATGTACAAAGTGCACACGCAGAAGACGAAACCCAAACAACCCGCAAGCGTGCAGAAGCCCACCACCCAGAAAACTGAAACGAAGACAGAAACAGCTGTAACGCTGAAGGATCGTTCCCCAGTGCGACACGCCGTCTTTGTGAACAAAGCAAGATCGGCTTCTAGTTTGCCCCCTGTAGTTGACCATGATGCTGCTGAGTGCAGTGAACAGATTCCGTCAAGCCCTTCTGACCCTAATGTCCTTCTGACATAcggcattacaaaagaattaagagTCCTTGTACGGAAATCGGTGTCTCCTGTAAAATCCTGTGGCTCCAGCACTGATAACCAT GGCTTGTCCAAATGTCCAGCTTCTGACACACAATTCAACTGGAATGAAATTAGCCCCCCAGGCCAGGACAACTGTTCAGACAATG AAATGTCAGAACTGTACCCAATCTTTGGGACCAAAAG GCTTCAGAAGAAAGGTGGCCTTCCGTCCCCGTTGAACTGCAGCACGCCATCCGCCCTCAATGACACCCCAGCTCTCTTGGCCAAAGAGAGGAGTGCTCGCAGGAGGAAGGAGCTGAAGAAACAGTGTGATGATCAGCTcattatt GATGCTGGGCAGAAGCAGTTCGGTGCCACCACGTGCAGCTCCTGTGGCATGCTGTACAGTGCAGACAGCCCAGAGGACAACTTCCAGCACACACAATTCCACCAGCGCTTCCTGGACACCATCAAGTTTGTG GGCTGGAAGAAGGAGAGAGTTGTAGGTGAATTCTGGGATGGGAAGATCATCCTCGTCCTTCCCGACGACCCTAAATATGCGACTAAAAAG GCGGAGGACGTGAGGCGTATTGCAGATAGTGAGCTGGGCTTCCAGCAGGTCTCTCTCAGTAGCTCCAACACTGCCAAAACCTTTCTGTTCATCAATAGCGATAAGATGGTCGTGGGTTGCCTGGTGGCTGAGCCCATAAGACAG GCTTTCAGAGTTCTGGACCAGCCCGAGAAGCCAAAGGACTTGACCAAGGAGGACTTCATGGAACGCCACCGAACCTGGTGCTGCTCCACTGTGCCAGAGCGAGCCATCTGTGGAGTGAGTCGTATCTGGGTCTTCAGCCTGATGAGAAGGAAGGGCATTGCCACCTGCCTTCTAGACACAGTGAG GAATACATTCATGTATGGATGTCACCTAACAAAAGAAGAAATTGCCTTCTCTGATCCCACCCCGGATGGAAAGCTGTTTGCAACTAAGTATTGTGGAACACCAACATTTTTGGTGTATAACTTCGTGGGCTAA
- the pbk gene encoding lymphokine-activated killer T-cell-originated protein kinase homolog isoform X2 → MHWVFRSSAVPTDRPVKFERRISEQLRETCWNTDRQMEAVRKTPDAFKTPLKPAKAKSPGSACGTPVTIPLSPFMKKLGCGTGVNVYLMNRNGSHNHIHSPWAIKKINSKCAKTNIYEKRLSEEAKILKELQHPNIVGFRAFTTANDGSKCLAMEYGGEQSLNDLIERRREMGLRAFPASIIEKVALHVARGLQYLHCEKKLLHGDMKSCNVVIMGYFETIKICDVGVSLQLDENMQVTDPKARYIGTEPWNPKEALEDGIITDRADIFAYGLTIWEMMTLSAPHLEMLDCEDDSFDEDNFDEDAYYEKLGTRPPLDTASLSGEYQRMVELFCLCTEEDPSRRPSATHIVQALEFNSQLSDNTSEVIVID, encoded by the exons ATGCATTGGGTGTTCCGTAGTTCCGCAGTACCAACCGATAGACCGGTAAAATTTGAAAGACGCATTTCTGAACAGCTGCGCGAGACCTGCTGGAACACAG ACCGTCAAATGGAGGCCGTGAGGAAAACACCGGACGCTTTCAAAACTCCACTCAAACCGGCTAAAGCCAAGAGTCCGG GAAGTGCTTGTGGAACCCCAGTCACTATCCCACTATCTCCATTCATGAAGAAGCTCGGCTGTGGTACTGGAGTTAACGTGTATCTCATGAATAG AAATGGAAGTCACAATCACATTCATTCACCTTGGGCCATAAAGAAAATCAACAGCAAGTGTGCAAAAACAAACATCTATGAGAAGCGACTGTCCGAAGAGGCAAAGATTTTAAAAGAACTACAGCATCCCAACATTGTTG GTTTCAGAGCCTTCACTACAGCAAATGATGGCTCTAAATGCTTGGCTATGGAGTATGGTGGAGAGCAGTCTCTCAATGACCTGAtcgagaggaggagagagatgggattACGGGCGTTTCCAGCTTCTATTATTGAGAAAGTTGCCCTTCACGTAGCCCGTGGCTTACAG TACCTGCACTGTGAGAAAAAGCTTTTACATGGAGATATGAAATCATGTAACGTAGTCATTATGGGATACTTTGAAACCATCAAAATATGTGATGTTGGTGTGTCACTTCAGCTGGATGAGAATATGCAGG TGACCGACCCAAAGGCCCGGTACATTGGAACAGAACCATGGAATCCCAAAGAGGCCCTGGAGGACGGAATAATCACAGACAGAGCTGATATATTTGCATATGGACTCACTATTTGGGAGATGATGACTTTATCTGCACCCCACCTGGAGATGCTGGACTGTGAGG ATGACTCTTTTGATGAGGATAACTTTGATGAAGATGCCTATTATGAGAAGCTGGGCACACGGCCTCCCCTGGACACGGCCAGTCTCAGTGGTGAGTACCAGAGGATGGTAGAGCTTTTCTGTCTCTGCACGGAAGAGGATCCTTCCAGAAGACCTTCAGCTACACACATTGTTCAAGCACTAGAGTTCAATAGTCAGCTCAGTGACAACACCAGTGAAGTCATAGTGATAGATTAA
- the pbk gene encoding lymphokine-activated killer T-cell-originated protein kinase homolog isoform X1, producing the protein MHWVFRSSAVPTDRPVKFERRISEQLRETCWNTDRQMEAVRKTPDAFKTPLKPAKAKSPGSACGTPVTIPLSPFMKKLGCGTGVNVYLMNRNGSHNHIHSPWAIKKINSKCAKTNIYEKRLSEEAKILKELQHPNIVGFRAFTTANDGSKCLAMEYGGEQSLNDLIERRREMGLRAFPASIIEKVALHVARGLQYLHCEKKLLHGDMKSCNVVIMGYFETIKICDVGVSLQLDENMQVTDPKARYIGTEPWNPKEALEDGIITDRADIFAYGLTIWEMMTLSAPHLEMLDCEGDDDSFDEDNFDEDAYYEKLGTRPPLDTASLSGEYQRMVELFCLCTEEDPSRRPSATHIVQALEFNSQLSDNTSEVIVID; encoded by the exons ATGCATTGGGTGTTCCGTAGTTCCGCAGTACCAACCGATAGACCGGTAAAATTTGAAAGACGCATTTCTGAACAGCTGCGCGAGACCTGCTGGAACACAG ACCGTCAAATGGAGGCCGTGAGGAAAACACCGGACGCTTTCAAAACTCCACTCAAACCGGCTAAAGCCAAGAGTCCGG GAAGTGCTTGTGGAACCCCAGTCACTATCCCACTATCTCCATTCATGAAGAAGCTCGGCTGTGGTACTGGAGTTAACGTGTATCTCATGAATAG AAATGGAAGTCACAATCACATTCATTCACCTTGGGCCATAAAGAAAATCAACAGCAAGTGTGCAAAAACAAACATCTATGAGAAGCGACTGTCCGAAGAGGCAAAGATTTTAAAAGAACTACAGCATCCCAACATTGTTG GTTTCAGAGCCTTCACTACAGCAAATGATGGCTCTAAATGCTTGGCTATGGAGTATGGTGGAGAGCAGTCTCTCAATGACCTGAtcgagaggaggagagagatgggattACGGGCGTTTCCAGCTTCTATTATTGAGAAAGTTGCCCTTCACGTAGCCCGTGGCTTACAG TACCTGCACTGTGAGAAAAAGCTTTTACATGGAGATATGAAATCATGTAACGTAGTCATTATGGGATACTTTGAAACCATCAAAATATGTGATGTTGGTGTGTCACTTCAGCTGGATGAGAATATGCAGG TGACCGACCCAAAGGCCCGGTACATTGGAACAGAACCATGGAATCCCAAAGAGGCCCTGGAGGACGGAATAATCACAGACAGAGCTGATATATTTGCATATGGACTCACTATTTGGGAGATGATGACTTTATCTGCACCCCACCTGGAGATGCTGGACTGTGAGGGTGATG ATGACTCTTTTGATGAGGATAACTTTGATGAAGATGCCTATTATGAGAAGCTGGGCACACGGCCTCCCCTGGACACGGCCAGTCTCAGTGGTGAGTACCAGAGGATGGTAGAGCTTTTCTGTCTCTGCACGGAAGAGGATCCTTCCAGAAGACCTTCAGCTACACACATTGTTCAAGCACTAGAGTTCAATAGTCAGCTCAGTGACAACACCAGTGAAGTCATAGTGATAGATTAA
- the pbk gene encoding lymphokine-activated killer T-cell-originated protein kinase homolog isoform X3, protein MEAVRKTPDAFKTPLKPAKAKSPGSACGTPVTIPLSPFMKKLGCGTGVNVYLMNRNGSHNHIHSPWAIKKINSKCAKTNIYEKRLSEEAKILKELQHPNIVGFRAFTTANDGSKCLAMEYGGEQSLNDLIERRREMGLRAFPASIIEKVALHVARGLQYLHCEKKLLHGDMKSCNVVIMGYFETIKICDVGVSLQLDENMQVTDPKARYIGTEPWNPKEALEDGIITDRADIFAYGLTIWEMMTLSAPHLEMLDCEGDDDSFDEDNFDEDAYYEKLGTRPPLDTASLSGEYQRMVELFCLCTEEDPSRRPSATHIVQALEFNSQLSDNTSEVIVID, encoded by the exons ATGGAGGCCGTGAGGAAAACACCGGACGCTTTCAAAACTCCACTCAAACCGGCTAAAGCCAAGAGTCCGG GAAGTGCTTGTGGAACCCCAGTCACTATCCCACTATCTCCATTCATGAAGAAGCTCGGCTGTGGTACTGGAGTTAACGTGTATCTCATGAATAG AAATGGAAGTCACAATCACATTCATTCACCTTGGGCCATAAAGAAAATCAACAGCAAGTGTGCAAAAACAAACATCTATGAGAAGCGACTGTCCGAAGAGGCAAAGATTTTAAAAGAACTACAGCATCCCAACATTGTTG GTTTCAGAGCCTTCACTACAGCAAATGATGGCTCTAAATGCTTGGCTATGGAGTATGGTGGAGAGCAGTCTCTCAATGACCTGAtcgagaggaggagagagatgggattACGGGCGTTTCCAGCTTCTATTATTGAGAAAGTTGCCCTTCACGTAGCCCGTGGCTTACAG TACCTGCACTGTGAGAAAAAGCTTTTACATGGAGATATGAAATCATGTAACGTAGTCATTATGGGATACTTTGAAACCATCAAAATATGTGATGTTGGTGTGTCACTTCAGCTGGATGAGAATATGCAGG TGACCGACCCAAAGGCCCGGTACATTGGAACAGAACCATGGAATCCCAAAGAGGCCCTGGAGGACGGAATAATCACAGACAGAGCTGATATATTTGCATATGGACTCACTATTTGGGAGATGATGACTTTATCTGCACCCCACCTGGAGATGCTGGACTGTGAGGGTGATG ATGACTCTTTTGATGAGGATAACTTTGATGAAGATGCCTATTATGAGAAGCTGGGCACACGGCCTCCCCTGGACACGGCCAGTCTCAGTGGTGAGTACCAGAGGATGGTAGAGCTTTTCTGTCTCTGCACGGAAGAGGATCCTTCCAGAAGACCTTCAGCTACACACATTGTTCAAGCACTAGAGTTCAATAGTCAGCTCAGTGACAACACCAGTGAAGTCATAGTGATAGATTAA
- the slc35d3 gene encoding solute carrier family 35 member D3, whose product MEVCKGRLLGITVAIAHGIFSGSLNILLKFLITTYHFTYLTLIQCLTSGTAAITLEVLRRLGKVDIPPFSFQLAKVFASVCILATLQSTLTLWSLRGLSLPMYVVFKRCLPLVTLGIGVCVLRNGVPSVGVVVAVLITTGGAALAGAGDLTGDPFGYVTGILAVIIHASYLVLIQKTSAESEYGPLTAQYTIAVVASPVLLICSFVSMDAIDMWTYEGWKNPFITGIFCSCIFIGCAMNFTTLHCTYINSAVTTSFVGVVKSIATITVGMLAFSDVEPTNLFVAGVVVNTVGSITYCVVKYYETNKKLKYQDMDEAAKDDGPAGEPYVDPPPKPDGDLNGFPNGHLTSTVHANGLGPEHEDKVAESIELERSAFSSDSEPAKGSLSENYVDVWRSVRTLKFFKKDTLLDNMEVQSP is encoded by the exons ATGGAAGTTTGCAAGGGACGGCTGCTGGGCATTACAGTGGCTATCGCTCACGGAATTTTCTCGGGATCGTTGAATATTCTGTTGAAATTTCTAATAACAACTTATCATTTCACATACCTGACTTTGATCCAGTGCCTGACCAGCGGGACCGCGGCCATTACGCTGGAGGTGTTGAGAAGACTGGGCAAAGTAGATATACCTCCTTTCAGCTTTCAGTTAGCCAAAGTTTTTGCGAGCGTGTGTATTTTAGCGACGTTACAATCTACGCTGACCCTGTGGTCGTTGAGAGGACTGAGTTTGCCCATGTATGTGGTTTTTAAACGATGTCTGCCTCTGGTTACGTTGGGAATTGGGGTTTGTGTTTTGAGGAACGGGGTTCCGTCTGTCGGGGTCGTGGTGGCGGTTCTCATCACAACCGGAGGCGCAGCCTTGGCAG GTGCAGGAGACCTGACAGGTGACCCTTTTGGTTACGTAACTGGCATTTTAGCTGTAATTATCCATGCATCCTACCTGGTGCTCATCCAGAAGACCAGTGCTGAAAGTGAATACGGCCCCCTAACAGCTCAATACACCATTGCGGTAGTGGCCTCCCCTGTGCTACTGATTTGCTCCTTTGTGAGCATGGACGCCATTGACATGTGGACATACGAGGGCTGGAAGAATCCCTTCATCACTGGTATCTTCTGCTCCTGCATTTTCATTGGCTGCGCTATGAACTTCACCACGCTGCACTGCACGTACATCAATTCGGCGGTGACCACGAGCTTTGTGGGTGTCGTGAAAAGCATCGCTACCATCACCGTGGGCATGCTGGCCTTCAGTGACGTGGAGCCCACCAACCTGTTTGTGGCTGGGGTGGTTGTCAACACAGTTGGCTCCATCACCTACTGTGTGGTTAAGTACTATGAGACAAACAAGAAACTCAAGTATCAGGATATGGATGAAGCAGCCAAGGACGATGGACCGGCAGGAGAGCCGTACGTGGATCCGCCTCCCAAACCTGATGGAGACCTGAACGGATTTCCCAATGGCCACCTGACTAGCACTGTTCATGCCAATGGCCTTGGGCCCGAGCATGAGGACAAAGTCGCAGAGTCCATAGAATTAGAAAGGTCCGCGTTTTCATCAGACAGTGAACCTGCGAAGGGGTCTTTAAGTGAGAATTACGTCGACGTGTGGAGATCAGTTCGCACTTTGAAGTTCTTCAAAAAAGACACTTTACTTGACAACATGGAGGTGCAGAGTCCTTAA